One genomic window of Thermococcus indicus includes the following:
- a CDS encoding AbrB/MazE/SpoVT family DNA-binding domain-containing protein, producing MPVVTKKYQVTIPKEVREALGIKAGDEVVFVREGNRYVLMKLTDLLRELSEITKDIDETVEEVRQGLARGIERSLRELEGGE from the coding sequence ATGCCAGTTGTGACGAAGAAATACCAGGTGACGATTCCCAAGGAGGTGCGGGAGGCGCTGGGAATAAAGGCCGGGGACGAGGTGGTTTTCGTCCGTGAAGGAAACAGGTATGTTCTTATGAAACTGACGGACCTCCTCCGGGAGCTGAGCGAAATAACAAAGGACATAGACGAGACCGTTGAAGAGGTCAGGCAGGGGCTTGCGAGGGGCATAGAGCGCTCTCTCCGCGAGCTGGAGGGAGGGGAATGA
- a CDS encoding transcription initiation factor IIB, whose translation MSNRRVCPVCGSTEFIYDPGRGEIICKVCGYVIEENVVDTGPEWRAFDASQREKRARVGAPESILLHDKGLSTDIGIDRNLSGLMREKMYRLRKWQSRLRVSDAAERNLAFALSELDRIASQLKLPRHVEEEAARLYREAVRKGLIRGRSIESVIAACVYASCRLLKVPRTLDEIADISRVDKKEIGRSFRFIARNLNLTPKKLFVKPTDYVNKFADELGMSERVRRRAIAILEEAYDRGLTSGKSPAGLVAAALYIAGLLEDEKRTQREVAEVARVTEVTVRNRYKELVDKLNLKIPV comes from the coding sequence GTGAGCAATCGTAGGGTTTGCCCGGTCTGCGGCTCGACGGAGTTCATATACGACCCGGGTAGGGGCGAGATAATCTGTAAGGTTTGCGGTTACGTTATTGAGGAAAACGTCGTTGATACGGGACCGGAGTGGCGCGCTTTTGACGCCAGTCAGAGGGAAAAGCGTGCCCGCGTTGGAGCCCCGGAGAGCATTCTCCTTCACGACAAGGGACTCTCAACCGACATCGGCATCGACAGGAACCTCTCCGGACTGATGCGTGAGAAAATGTACAGGCTCCGGAAGTGGCAGAGCCGCCTCCGCGTCAGCGACGCCGCCGAGCGTAACCTCGCGTTCGCACTGAGCGAGCTGGATAGAATCGCCTCCCAGCTGAAGCTCCCGAGACACGTGGAGGAGGAGGCCGCGAGACTCTACCGTGAGGCCGTGAGAAAAGGGCTTATAAGGGGCCGTTCAATTGAAAGCGTAATAGCGGCGTGCGTTTACGCATCCTGCAGGCTTCTGAAGGTTCCGAGAACCCTCGACGAGATAGCCGACATATCCCGCGTTGACAAGAAGGAGATAGGAAGGAGCTTCCGCTTCATAGCCAGGAACCTGAACCTCACCCCGAAGAAGCTCTTCGTCAAGCCAACCGACTACGTCAACAAGTTCGCCGACGAACTCGGCATGAGCGAACGTGTCAGAAGAAGGGCCATCGCGATACTGGAGGAGGCCTACGACCGCGGACTCACCAGCGGAAAGAGTCCGGCTGGCCTGGTCGCGGCGGCTCTCTACATCGCCGGCCTCCTGGAGGACGAGAAGAGAACCCAGCGCGAGGTGGCCGAGGTAGCGCGCGTCACAGAGGTCACCGTCAGGAACCGCTACAAGGAGCTCGTGGACAAGCTCAACCTGAAGATTCCGGTTTGA
- the rpl18a gene encoding 50S ribosomal protein L18Ae — translation MEVKVFRVKGVFERNGKRERFTREYRGLKKEDVVEILYSEVGSKHRVPRNKIWIESVEEIAPEEAENPIVRKLSGL, via the coding sequence ATGGAGGTTAAGGTCTTCCGCGTTAAGGGCGTTTTCGAGAGGAACGGAAAGAGGGAGAGGTTCACCAGGGAATACCGCGGCCTCAAGAAAGAAGACGTCGTTGAGATACTCTACTCCGAGGTCGGCAGCAAGCACCGCGTTCCGAGGAACAAGATATGGATCGAGAGCGTGGAAGAAATAGCTCCCGAAGAGGCCGAGAACCCGATAGTCAGAAAGCTCAGCGGGCTCTGA
- a CDS encoding phosphate-starvation-inducible PsiE family protein has protein sequence MRTFGNRIERRALRLLSVLFDFVVIALGTLTMLYVVRMIWDLAVNSLIHFAPEDALQGIVLVLIFLEIFEIIVMYIIYHHVPMKNVVEIGVLALVKELLITLDLTELGWQVLLGMAALIAAMGWVYTRERQREDNYNRFLIEHGITEKDVDDLTKTLGEARE, from the coding sequence GTGAGAACTTTTGGAAACAGGATAGAGCGCAGGGCCCTCCGCCTGCTGAGCGTTCTCTTCGACTTCGTCGTGATAGCCCTGGGCACCCTGACCATGCTCTACGTCGTCAGAATGATATGGGACCTCGCGGTAAACTCGCTCATCCATTTTGCTCCGGAGGATGCCCTCCAGGGCATAGTTCTCGTCCTGATATTCCTGGAGATCTTCGAGATAATCGTCATGTACATCATCTACCACCACGTCCCGATGAAAAACGTCGTGGAGATAGGCGTGCTGGCGCTCGTGAAGGAGCTCCTCATAACACTCGACCTCACGGAACTCGGCTGGCAGGTACTCCTCGGCATGGCGGCTCTTATAGCCGCGATGGGCTGGGTGTACACGCGGGAGAGACAGCGGGAGGACAACTACAACCGGTTCCTCATCGAACACGGCATTACTGAGAAGGATGTTGACGACCTGACGAAGACTCTGGGTGAGGCCAGGGAATAG
- a CDS encoding DNA-binding protein, whose translation MAEDIEEIRKRKLMELQKRYLEQQKAQEEALRQEMELEAQLDAIMRRILTPEARERLGRVKLVKPELARQVELVLVQLYQAGQIREPIDDAKLKRILAQIDERTRRDYTIKW comes from the coding sequence ATGGCTGAGGACATAGAAGAAATCAGGAAGCGCAAACTCATGGAACTCCAGAAGAGGTACCTTGAACAGCAGAAGGCCCAGGAGGAGGCTTTGAGGCAGGAGATGGAGCTTGAGGCCCAGCTCGATGCCATAATGCGGAGAATCCTTACCCCCGAGGCCAGGGAGAGGCTCGGCAGGGTTAAGCTCGTCAAGCCAGAGCTTGCGAGACAGGTTGAGCTCGTTCTGGTCCAGCTCTACCAGGCGGGCCAGATAAGGGAGCCGATAGACGACGCCAAGCTCAAGAGGATTCTGGCCCAGATAGACGAGAGAACGCGCAGGGACTACACGATTAAGTGGTGA
- a CDS encoding 30S ribosomal protein S19e yields the protein MATVYDVPGDLLVERVAQKLKEIEAIKPPEWAPFVKTGRHKERIPEQDDWWYYRVASVFRKVYVDGPVGIERLRTWYGGRKNRGHAPEHFYKAGGSIIRKALQQLEAAGFVQKVPGEGRVVTPQGQSFLDKIATELKKELEEQIPELKKY from the coding sequence ATGGCGACTGTTTACGACGTTCCCGGTGATTTGCTCGTTGAGAGGGTTGCGCAGAAGCTCAAGGAGATAGAGGCTATAAAGCCGCCCGAGTGGGCCCCGTTCGTCAAGACGGGCAGGCACAAGGAGAGAATCCCGGAGCAGGACGACTGGTGGTACTACAGGGTCGCCAGCGTCTTCAGGAAGGTCTACGTCGACGGTCCGGTCGGCATCGAGAGGCTCAGGACCTGGTACGGCGGCAGGAAGAACCGCGGCCACGCCCCGGAGCACTTCTACAAGGCTGGGGGAAGCATCATAAGGAAGGCCCTCCAGCAGCTCGAGGCTGCCGGCTTCGTCCAGAAGGTTCCGGGCGAGGGAAGGGTCGTAACCCCGCAGGGACAGAGCTTCCTCGACAAGATCGCCACCGAGCTCAAGAAGGAGCTTGAGGAGCAGATCCCCGAGCTCAAGAAGTACTGA
- a CDS encoding DUF7411 family protein — translation MKVHHLYSGGKDSSLSAWILTRLGYEVRLVTVSFGLLDNWSFARETAERLGFEHQVVYLPREILEKAADMAIKDGHPNNAIQFIHERALEAVASMPEVERVSDGTRRDDRVPFLDLPKARSLEDRFNVAYIRPLLGLGYKTIRELTEELFIVEIRESEELEKADYEVELRYLLRERGVDPLEIFPKRHYQSRVLGWREKT, via the coding sequence ATGAAAGTCCATCATCTCTACTCCGGTGGCAAGGACTCAAGCCTGAGCGCGTGGATTTTAACCAGACTCGGCTACGAGGTGAGATTGGTAACCGTCAGCTTCGGCCTCCTCGACAACTGGAGCTTCGCCAGAGAAACGGCAGAGAGGCTGGGCTTCGAGCATCAGGTCGTCTATCTCCCGCGGGAGATTCTGGAAAAGGCAGCGGACATGGCAATCAAAGACGGCCATCCGAACAACGCGATACAGTTCATCCACGAGAGAGCCCTCGAGGCGGTGGCTTCAATGCCGGAAGTCGAGCGCGTGAGCGACGGGACAAGGAGGGACGACAGGGTTCCTTTCCTCGACCTTCCGAAGGCCCGCTCGCTGGAGGACAGATTCAACGTCGCCTACATAAGGCCCCTCCTCGGCCTCGGTTACAAGACGATACGAGAGCTGACCGAGGAGCTCTTCATCGTTGAAATCAGGGAGAGCGAGGAGCTGGAGAAGGCGGACTACGAGGTCGAGCTGAGATATCTTCTCCGTGAGAGGGGAGTCGACCCGCTGGAGATATTCCCAAAGAGGCACTACCAGTCGAGGGTTCTCGGCTGGAGGGAGAAGACCTGA
- the fen gene encoding flap endonuclease-1, whose translation MGVQIGELVPRKEIELENLYGRKVAIDAFNAIYQFLSTIRQRDGTPLMDSRGRITSHLSGLFYRNINLMEAGIKPAYVFDGKPPEFKKKEIEKRREVREEAEEKWYEALERGDLDEAKKYAMRATRVNEQLINDAKRLLELMGIPVIQAPSEGEAQAAYMAAKKKVYASASQDYDSLLFGAPRLVRNVTITGRRKLPGKNVYVDVRPELIVLEEVLRELGIDREKLIEMAILVGTDYNPGGIKGIGPKKALTIVKRSKDPLKKYNREGEVDLYAIKEFFLSPPVTDEYELKWREPDEEGILKFLCDEHDFSEERVKNGLERLKKAVKAGKQATLESWFGKR comes from the coding sequence ATGGGTGTACAGATAGGCGAGCTCGTTCCGAGGAAGGAGATAGAGCTGGAGAACCTCTACGGGAGAAAGGTCGCAATCGATGCCTTCAACGCGATATACCAGTTCCTATCCACCATAAGGCAGCGCGATGGGACGCCTCTCATGGACTCCCGCGGGAGGATAACCTCCCACCTTAGCGGCCTCTTCTACAGGAACATCAACCTCATGGAGGCAGGGATAAAGCCGGCTTATGTGTTCGACGGAAAACCACCGGAGTTTAAAAAGAAGGAGATAGAGAAACGCCGCGAGGTCAGGGAAGAGGCCGAGGAGAAGTGGTACGAGGCCCTGGAGCGCGGCGACCTTGATGAGGCCAAGAAGTACGCGATGCGTGCGACCAGGGTAAATGAGCAACTGATAAACGACGCCAAGAGGCTCCTTGAGCTGATGGGCATCCCTGTGATCCAGGCGCCGAGCGAGGGTGAGGCCCAGGCCGCATACATGGCCGCTAAAAAGAAGGTCTACGCTTCAGCCAGCCAGGACTACGACTCGCTCCTCTTCGGCGCGCCCAGGCTGGTGAGGAACGTCACGATAACCGGCCGGAGAAAGCTCCCAGGGAAGAACGTCTACGTTGATGTCCGGCCCGAGCTTATAGTTCTGGAGGAGGTTCTCAGGGAGCTCGGCATAGACAGGGAGAAGCTCATCGAGATGGCCATACTTGTCGGCACGGACTACAACCCAGGCGGGATAAAGGGCATCGGGCCCAAGAAGGCTCTCACCATAGTCAAGCGCAGCAAAGACCCGCTGAAGAAGTACAACAGGGAGGGCGAGGTTGACCTCTACGCGATAAAGGAGTTCTTCCTCAGCCCGCCGGTCACGGACGAGTACGAACTGAAGTGGCGCGAGCCGGACGAGGAGGGGATTCTAAAGTTCCTCTGCGACGAGCACGACTTCAGTGAGGAGAGGGTAAAGAACGGCCTTGAGAGGCTGAAAAAGGCGGTAAAGGCAGGGAAGCAGGCGACGCTGGAAAGCTGGTTCGGGAAGCGCTGA
- a CDS encoding translation initiation factor IF-6, with the protein MHIERLDFENSPYLGVYGTATDRLALIREGLGEKKLEVLREVLKVPLIETSIMKSRIVGIFAAGNSNAMIVPWYVWDAELERINGQLREHGIDTEIVPFQSTLTAFGNLILANDRAALVSAKFSREEAKRLEDILGVEVERGMIGDFHAVGSVGVVTNRGGLVHPEATDEELEWLRDLFKVDIYVGTANMGVPFVGSCMLANSHGVVVGHLTTGPEIVKIEEALGFLD; encoded by the coding sequence ATGCACATAGAAAGGCTCGATTTTGAGAACTCTCCGTACCTGGGCGTTTACGGCACCGCCACAGACAGGCTAGCCCTTATCAGGGAGGGCCTCGGCGAGAAGAAGCTCGAGGTTCTCAGGGAGGTTCTCAAGGTTCCGCTCATTGAAACGAGCATAATGAAGTCCCGCATAGTGGGTATATTCGCGGCCGGGAACTCCAACGCAATGATCGTCCCCTGGTACGTCTGGGACGCCGAGCTGGAGAGGATAAACGGCCAGCTCAGAGAGCACGGGATTGACACCGAGATAGTCCCGTTCCAGAGCACCCTCACCGCCTTCGGCAACCTCATCCTCGCCAACGACAGGGCGGCGCTGGTGAGTGCCAAGTTCAGCCGCGAGGAGGCCAAGAGGCTCGAGGACATCCTCGGCGTCGAGGTCGAGAGGGGCATGATAGGCGACTTCCACGCCGTTGGAAGCGTTGGAGTGGTCACCAACAGGGGCGGACTCGTTCACCCCGAAGCAACCGACGAGGAGCTCGAGTGGCTCCGCGACCTGTTCAAGGTTGATATCTACGTTGGAACCGCCAACATGGGCGTTCCCTTCGTTGGTTCCTGCATGCTGGCGAACTCTCACGGTGTCGTCGTTGGGCACCTCACAACTGGACCCGAGATAGTGAAGATTGAAGAGGCTTTAGGCTTCCTTGACTGA
- a CDS encoding CGP-CTERM sorting domain-containing protein — protein sequence MRTSRFLVLLLLIGTVLPQQVTAEPAPGYRFPDHPVMMHLSVASNGSFALIGITVSEYGKLPDYMCPIDSPDTYIGCRELSGRGYLLFEVGDGMRYLNLTDSLARFNFTVLSVAPLGREWFLIGVRPLSPCEFDVCTNVSYTVMEYLPEEERIGKPVRLSQIDSDVLFNLPGVMAVGGTVSNGSLIFSFPYANETYSVPVEAFEKYLRLLDFSDSSGLNAESLLKLFRAVPFRGGIILYLPSYGLEAYTSGPYSVREYLLIGNGSSVYFPHMWVGHSGFVCSPNNASATPLTGRLFPPLLYYHNGKLSPLLNLSVETYVWDPDGSGGTFTCAQPVLKLSNGTPARVGGNSSVPELKLPPDEGRVYVSIVRTVPHYSPENFTFVDLCVNRGEILHARLGESSVSFLQTPFPGLFLNVNGSWVYGRLSGGGFRNFCIYYWGPAFNETFVYDPVGRVLHPIEVNTLGRDSSNEFRVWKANRSAVSFITPSLDISVIPLENLSRCVPSSKAASMLRGVKVGEGMLFYYPFYVTGITLERRGWATVWGDYSSNAPTTLDGTCLAFYYSDGRITSALKAEAAVVRVPVGNWSVKLGIPYIDTGNALNASLELPTQTSPEDDHRVCGPAAIIGFSVVPLMLRRKRRG from the coding sequence ATGAGAACCTCCCGCTTCCTTGTCCTCCTGCTCCTCATCGGTACCGTTCTCCCCCAGCAGGTTACTGCCGAACCTGCACCCGGGTATCGGTTTCCGGACCATCCCGTCATGATGCACCTCAGCGTCGCCAGCAACGGAAGTTTTGCCCTCATTGGGATTACTGTATCCGAGTACGGAAAACTGCCCGACTATATGTGCCCGATAGACTCTCCCGACACTTACATAGGCTGCCGCGAGCTCTCCGGAAGGGGATACCTCCTCTTCGAGGTCGGTGACGGCATGAGGTACCTCAACCTCACTGACTCGTTGGCGAGGTTCAACTTCACCGTCCTTTCAGTTGCTCCCCTCGGGAGGGAGTGGTTCCTCATCGGTGTCCGCCCCCTTTCCCCCTGCGAGTTCGACGTCTGCACCAACGTAAGCTACACCGTCATGGAGTACCTTCCGGAGGAGGAACGGATTGGGAAACCCGTTCGCCTTTCTCAAATTGACTCGGACGTTCTCTTCAACCTGCCCGGTGTTATGGCTGTGGGCGGAACGGTCTCCAACGGTTCGCTGATATTCTCCTTCCCCTACGCCAACGAAACATACTCAGTTCCGGTTGAGGCTTTCGAGAAGTACCTCCGCCTCCTGGACTTCAGCGACTCCAGCGGCCTGAATGCGGAGAGCCTGCTGAAGCTCTTTCGGGCGGTGCCCTTCCGCGGAGGAATCATCCTCTACCTTCCAAGCTACGGACTTGAGGCCTACACCTCAGGGCCATACTCCGTCAGGGAATACCTCCTCATCGGGAACGGGTCCAGCGTTTACTTCCCCCACATGTGGGTTGGGCACTCCGGTTTCGTCTGCTCCCCCAATAACGCCAGCGCGACGCCCTTGACGGGACGGCTCTTCCCGCCTTTACTGTACTACCACAACGGAAAGCTCAGCCCCCTTCTGAACCTCTCGGTTGAGACCTATGTCTGGGATCCCGATGGTTCAGGCGGGACTTTTACCTGTGCTCAGCCGGTTCTGAAGCTTTCAAACGGGACCCCCGCCCGGGTTGGGGGAAACTCCTCCGTTCCCGAGCTGAAACTTCCCCCCGATGAAGGCAGGGTCTATGTCTCCATCGTCCGCACCGTACCCCATTACTCCCCCGAAAACTTCACTTTCGTGGATCTCTGCGTTAACAGAGGAGAAATCCTCCATGCCAGGCTTGGTGAGTCATCGGTGTCCTTCCTCCAGACACCGTTTCCAGGGCTGTTCCTCAACGTCAATGGCTCGTGGGTGTACGGGAGGCTGAGCGGTGGAGGATTCAGAAACTTCTGCATCTATTACTGGGGACCAGCTTTCAACGAAACCTTCGTCTACGATCCCGTTGGGAGGGTTCTCCACCCCATTGAAGTGAACACGTTGGGGCGTGATTCCTCCAATGAGTTCCGTGTTTGGAAGGCCAACCGGAGCGCCGTTAGTTTCATAACGCCCTCCCTCGACATCTCCGTGATCCCTCTGGAAAACCTCTCTCGGTGTGTTCCCTCTTCAAAAGCTGCGTCAATGCTCCGCGGGGTTAAAGTGGGGGAGGGAATGCTCTTTTATTACCCATTCTACGTTACGGGAATCACGCTCGAGAGGCGCGGCTGGGCAACCGTCTGGGGCGACTACTCCTCAAACGCCCCCACCACACTCGACGGTACCTGCCTGGCATTCTACTACTCGGACGGCAGAATAACCTCCGCTCTGAAGGCAGAGGCCGCCGTTGTGAGAGTGCCAGTCGGGAACTGGAGCGTTAAACTCGGCATTCCATATATTGACACGGGCAACGCCCTCAATGCCTCCCTGGAGCTCCCCACTCAGACGTCACCAGAGGACGATCATCGCGTTTGCGGCCCGGCCGCGATAATTGGGTTCTCGGTAGTTCCACTCATGCTGAGAAGAAAACGCCGCGGATAG
- a CDS encoding type II toxin-antitoxin system VapC family toxin: MKIVLDTNAFNNVTFLEWLRESSLEPVTSSVVYMELLYRYARRRGLPEARSKLMAIFGSLAIEIRSFDETCAELAVNSAIGRWDFSKNARDYMIGALALKLNAPLITYNKKHFGWLPEVFTPEEAMERFGK; the protein is encoded by the coding sequence ATGAAGATAGTCCTGGACACAAACGCCTTCAACAACGTTACTTTTTTGGAATGGTTACGGGAATCGAGCCTTGAACCTGTTACGAGCTCCGTTGTCTACATGGAACTGCTCTACAGGTACGCCCGACGCAGAGGCTTGCCCGAAGCGAGGAGCAAGCTAATGGCGATTTTTGGCTCTTTGGCAATCGAGATTAGGAGCTTTGATGAAACATGTGCTGAACTCGCCGTTAATTCAGCTATCGGCCGCTGGGACTTCTCCAAAAACGCGAGGGACTACATGATAGGGGCCTTAGCTCTGAAACTCAACGCCCCACTAATTACATACAACAAGAAGCACTTCGGATGGCTTCCTGAGGTCTTCACACCGGAAGAAGCTATGGAGCGCTTCGGCAAATAG
- the acs gene encoding acetate--CoA ligase alpha subunit yields the protein MDRNLEALFRPKSIAVIGASEKPGKIGYAVMKNLVEYGYEGKIYPVNVKGVEIEINGKKFQSYKSILDVPDEVDMAVIIVPAKFVPQVVEECGQKGVKVLPIISSGFGELGEEGKKVERQIVETAHKYGMRILGPNIFGVVYTPDKLNATFGPTDVMPGNLALISQSGALGIALMGWTILEKVGLSAVVSVGNKSDIDDADLLEFFKEDDNTKAILIYMEGVKDGRRFMEVAREVSMEKPIIIIKAGRSERGAKAAASHTGSLAGADSIYTAAFKQSGVLRALTIGEAFDWARTLSNLPEPEGENVVILTNGGGIGVMATDAAEEEGLHLYDDLEELKVFANHMPPFGSYKNPVDLTGMAGAESYEGAVRDALANPNMHAVAVLYCQTAVLDPRDLAKIVIREYNESGRKKPLVVAIVGGIEAKEAIDMLNEEGIPAYPEPERAIKSLAALYKWSNWKARQRKE from the coding sequence ATGGACAGGAACCTTGAGGCACTTTTCAGACCGAAGAGCATCGCCGTTATCGGCGCTTCGGAGAAGCCGGGCAAGATCGGCTACGCTGTTATGAAGAACCTCGTCGAGTACGGCTACGAGGGCAAGATATACCCGGTCAACGTTAAGGGTGTTGAGATAGAGATAAACGGGAAGAAGTTCCAGTCGTACAAGAGCATCCTCGACGTTCCGGACGAGGTTGACATGGCCGTCATAATCGTCCCGGCCAAGTTCGTCCCGCAGGTCGTCGAGGAGTGCGGCCAGAAGGGTGTTAAGGTCCTCCCGATCATCAGCTCGGGCTTCGGCGAGCTCGGTGAGGAGGGCAAGAAGGTCGAGAGGCAGATAGTCGAGACCGCCCACAAGTACGGCATGAGGATCCTCGGCCCGAACATCTTCGGCGTCGTCTACACGCCGGACAAGCTCAACGCCACCTTCGGCCCGACCGACGTCATGCCGGGCAACCTGGCCCTCATCAGCCAGAGCGGTGCGCTGGGAATAGCCCTCATGGGCTGGACCATCCTCGAGAAGGTTGGCCTCTCGGCCGTCGTCAGCGTCGGAAACAAGAGCGACATAGATGACGCCGACCTGCTCGAGTTCTTCAAGGAGGACGACAACACCAAGGCCATCCTCATCTACATGGAGGGCGTCAAGGACGGAAGGCGCTTCATGGAAGTTGCCAGGGAGGTCAGCATGGAGAAGCCGATAATCATTATCAAGGCCGGAAGGAGCGAGCGCGGTGCCAAGGCCGCAGCTTCCCACACCGGTTCGCTCGCCGGCGCCGACAGCATCTACACCGCCGCCTTCAAGCAGAGCGGCGTTCTCAGGGCGCTCACCATCGGAGAGGCCTTCGACTGGGCGAGAACGCTCAGCAACCTCCCGGAGCCTGAGGGAGAGAACGTCGTCATCCTCACCAACGGCGGTGGAATAGGAGTTATGGCCACCGATGCCGCCGAGGAGGAGGGACTTCACCTCTACGACGACCTCGAGGAGCTCAAGGTCTTCGCCAACCACATGCCGCCCTTCGGAAGCTACAAGAACCCGGTTGACCTCACAGGTATGGCCGGTGCGGAGAGCTACGAGGGCGCGGTCAGGGATGCCCTTGCGAACCCGAACATGCACGCCGTGGCCGTGCTCTACTGCCAGACGGCAGTGCTCGACCCGCGCGACCTTGCGAAGATAGTCATCCGCGAGTACAACGAGAGCGGCAGGAAGAAACCCCTCGTTGTCGCCATCGTCGGCGGCATAGAGGCCAAGGAAGCCATCGACATGCTCAACGAGGAGGGCATTCCGGCCTATCCGGAGCCGGAAAGGGCTATCAAGTCCCTCGCGGCCCTCTACAAGTGGAGCAACTGGAAGGCCAGGCAGAGGAAGGAGTGA
- a CDS encoding metallophosphoesterase family protein — MLIALISDIHSNLEALKAVWREVRHADAVLCMGDLVGYGASPNEVVEFVRERMEKRTFLCVRGNHDNAIAFGAEWGFNPYARQAVRWHQRIMTVENLEFLRRLPVRQLFTDDAGRSYLLIHGSPRAPLDEYLFPWLPDEEFKAVLSYVRQDDLLVGHTHVPMLRVIDGRRIINPGGVGQPRDGDWRAAYALIDTDQKPPDNVEFHRVEYDVQEAARKILDAGLPRFLAERLYDGY; from the coding sequence ATGCTCATCGCCCTCATCTCAGACATCCACTCTAATCTGGAGGCTCTTAAGGCTGTCTGGCGGGAGGTAAGGCATGCCGACGCCGTTCTCTGCATGGGCGACCTGGTCGGCTACGGGGCTTCGCCAAACGAGGTCGTTGAGTTCGTGAGGGAGCGGATGGAGAAAAGAACCTTTCTCTGCGTCCGCGGCAACCACGACAACGCTATAGCCTTCGGGGCGGAGTGGGGCTTCAACCCCTATGCGCGGCAGGCGGTTCGCTGGCACCAGAGAATCATGACCGTGGAAAACCTCGAATTTCTCAGAAGACTCCCCGTGAGGCAGCTCTTTACGGACGACGCTGGGCGGAGCTACCTCCTCATCCACGGCTCCCCGAGGGCCCCGCTGGACGAGTACCTCTTTCCATGGCTCCCGGATGAGGAGTTCAAAGCGGTTTTGAGCTACGTCCGTCAGGACGACCTCCTGGTCGGCCACACCCACGTGCCCATGCTGAGGGTGATAGACGGCAGGAGGATCATCAACCCCGGAGGCGTGGGGCAGCCCAGGGACGGGGACTGGAGGGCGGCGTATGCGTTGATCGACACCGACCAGAAGCCCCCGGATAACGTTGAGTTCCACAGGGTGGAATACGACGTTCAGGAAGCGGCGAGAAAGATACTCGATGCAGGCCTGCCCCGCTTCCTGGCGGAGAGGCTGTACGATGGGTATTGA
- a CDS encoding 50S ribosomal protein L31e — translation MIKPGEEVIFVVPIKKIKKRVPRWKRAPRAARFVREWIARHAKADEVVIGTDVNEKLWERGAEKPPNKLRVKVVVEEEEGKRIAKVSLA, via the coding sequence ATGATCAAGCCCGGAGAGGAAGTCATATTCGTCGTTCCCATCAAGAAGATAAAGAAGCGCGTTCCGCGCTGGAAGAGGGCCCCAAGGGCTGCTCGCTTCGTCCGCGAGTGGATAGCCAGGCACGCCAAGGCCGACGAGGTAGTCATCGGCACCGACGTCAACGAAAAGCTCTGGGAGCGCGGAGCGGAGAAGCCGCCCAACAAGCTCCGCGTTAAGGTCGTTGTTGAGGAGGAAGAGGGCAAGAGGATTGCCAAGGTCTCCCTCGCTTGA
- a CDS encoding YhbY family RNA-binding protein, with product MEKRLPGKVRRAVRARYYDIPPRAWIGKRGLDEGVIEEIRTQLEKDGILKVEIRKGALINTGLDRQALARKVAEMTDSELIDVRGKRFILFKPREGWEKYLRKLQRKELSKEKREEKPVKKVKLDIAQFRRKFKKGRD from the coding sequence ATGGAGAAACGCTTACCCGGAAAGGTGAGACGCGCCGTGCGGGCGAGATACTACGATATCCCTCCACGGGCGTGGATAGGCAAGCGAGGGCTTGATGAGGGTGTCATCGAAGAGATAAGGACTCAGCTGGAGAAGGACGGCATCCTCAAGGTTGAGATAAGGAAGGGCGCCCTTATCAACACCGGACTCGACAGGCAGGCCCTGGCCAGAAAAGTCGCGGAGATGACGGACAGCGAACTCATCGACGTGCGCGGCAAAAGGTTTATATTGTTCAAACCGAGGGAAGGTTGGGAAAAGTATTTAAGGAAGCTCCAGAGAAAGGAGCTTTCGAAGGAAAAGCGGGAAGAGAAGCCCGTTAAGAAAGTCAAGCTCGATATCGCTCAATTCAGGAGGAAATTCAAGAAGGGGAGGGATTGA
- a CDS encoding 50S ribosomal protein L39e: MARNKPLAKKLRLAKAAKQNRRIPVWVIVKTNRKVMTHPKRRMWRRTKLKE; the protein is encoded by the coding sequence ATGGCGAGAAACAAGCCGCTTGCGAAGAAGCTCAGACTTGCCAAGGCCGCCAAGCAGAACAGGCGCATTCCGGTCTGGGTCATCGTCAAGACCAACAGGAAGGTCATGACCCACCCGAAGAGAAGGATGTGGAGGAGAACCAAGCTCAAGGAGTGA